In Phlebotomus papatasi isolate M1 chromosome 1, Ppap_2.1, whole genome shotgun sequence, the following proteins share a genomic window:
- the LOC129802771 gene encoding uncharacterized protein LOC129802771: protein MSRLKLRGGGSSVCFNIGFSANIVCEYLDFAVNNILFQRGLECPEDFSIIKKYDLSLFKMKEGETRDWLKSIFDDVRMLIHEGRLEKFSLVIIRNETKEIIERWDFVIKDDQKTPGNSNTGNKDLSRINLEIREVMRQITASVTFLPLLDFPCSVEVHVKNVPGTVMPPDWTNVDASIANAQKVLLKSFSTGYHAVATSVCFRDQ from the exons ATGTCTAGATTGAAATTACGTGGTGGTGGATCAAGCGTATGCTTCAATATTGGATTTTCAGCAAATATTGTCTGTGAATATTTGG attttgccGTGAATAACATCCTCTTCCAACGAGGGCTCGAATGCCCTGAGGACTTTTCAATAATCAAGAAATACGATTTGTCCCTGTTCAAAATGAAAGAAGGCGAAACACGTGATTGGttgaaatcgattttcgatgATGTTAGAATGTTGATTCACGAAGGACGATTGGAGAAGTTCTCTCTCGTAATAATTAGAAATGAAACCAAGGAAATCATTGAACGTTGGGATTTTGTTATCAAGGATGATCAAAAAACTCCAGGAAACTCAAATACCGGAAACAAAGATCTCAGTCGCATAAATCTCGAAATTCGCGAAGTAATGAGGCAAATCACTGCAAGCGTCACCTTCTTGCCGCTTTTGGACTTTCCTTGTAGTGTCGAAGTTCATGTCAAGAACGTTCCTGGTACAGTGATGCCTCCTGACTGGACAAATGTAGACGCTTCAATCGCAAATGCTCAAAAAGTTCTCCTAAAATCTTTCTCCACGGGATATCATGCTGTAGCAACTTCTGTGTGCTTCAGAGATCAATAA